The sequence TTTTACCGACTCACTATTCACTGCTTTTTCAACCGTTATAAATACTGGCCCACTTACTGGTAACACGTTATTTATAGCCTGATTTTTTTGCGATTTTTGTCATTTCAAATCTCATCAAACAGCAAATTTCACCTGATTCCTAAAAAAAATCAGAGCTACAATGTAGCCCTGATTTTCTGTTCTTTATCATTAATCAAACTGTATCATTACCTGTCCTTTTGGATGACCTTTTGCTACTAATTCTAGCATTTTATCAATATCTTCCAAATTGAATTTTGTCGGATTAATCGCTTGAACAATCTTATTTTTACGATATATCAGATATTTATTTTAATTGTTTTATTTCTGATTGAACAAAAAATGAAATGATATTCAATTTTTTCAGCTTTACTTTATGATACTTACTTTTGTAGCCAATCTGCAGGGTATGTCACGTAAACAAAACGCGCGTCACCTTGAACTGAGAATTTAATAGCACTACCTTTAGGTACAAGTATGATTTCACCTGGTCCTGCTGAGATCGTTCGTCCTTCAACTATCACATCTAAACGACCTTCAATAATGTAATCAATCTCATCATATTCTAGTTTCCAGTCAAACGTTGTATCTTTCATCACCATTAGACCACAGCCTAAACGTGGGCTTTCCTCTAACGATACTAAATCTTTACAATAGACAACATCATTGGGGTTACCAGTATCTAAACGATCATCTTCTGATACATCTAATTGGGGTAGTTTTATCGAGATTACACCACTGGGGTCAACGACGCGATTTGATTGAGTGATACCATTTTCCATTAAAAGGTTACGCACAATCGCTTCAATTGCTGAACGGTCAATATTTGTCATTTTAAACACTCCTCTTATTACATAATTGTTGTTATTATATACAGTTTGTCGTGTATTATTTTTTAGCTTGTTTGTTATTTTTTAACATGCGGTTTG comes from Brochothrix thermosphacta DSM 20171 = FSL F6-1036 and encodes:
- a CDS encoding cupin domain-containing protein, with the translated sequence MTNIDRSAIEAIVRNLLMENGITQSNRVVDPSGVISIKLPQLDVSEDDRLDTGNPNDVVYCKDLVSLEESPRLGCGLMVMKDTTFDWKLEYDEIDYIIEGRLDVIVEGRTISAGPGEIILVPKGSAIKFSVQGDARFVYVTYPADWLQK